AGGGGAGACCCGACGCCGACTTGGCAACGGTGCAGTGGGCAGCTCAGTATGGTCTAGTTCAAATTCAAACCGCCTTTGAGGGCATCGTTGGCAACCTGTCTCTCCCCGTAGTTGGGCCGCTGTTGAAACCGTTGATGGGGCTGGGCCTGCGGCTAAATCCCCTAGCGACTTTGCCCACCGATGCCTTGGGTCACCAGGTCGCCAAGGATCTACAAAAGACTGGGGAAATGCGCGATCGCCTCACCGCTGGCATCTACCTGCCCGCCGACCCTACCGATGCCCTGGGCCGCCTGGAGCAAGCCCATGCCCTCAGTCAGCAGGCCGACGCTATTCACCATCGCCTCAAAGACGCCGTCCGCAACGGGCAGCTATCCATCGATAGCCCCAATCAAACCGAATCCCTGGAGACCCTAGCCCATCGGGCGGGTCTGCTCACCCAGCTCGAATGGGATCTGCTGATGGCAGCGGCCGAGGCCCGCAAAGATGCTATCCAGGTCGATGCCTTCACCTTTGAGGAATACGAGGCCGGCAGCACATTAGATCGGGCTAACGCCCCTCAGCCGTTGCTATCTGATCGAGGATGAGATATCCCACGTCGAGACTCATAAAATTTAAGTTGGGACTCTTTTAGAATCAAGAGAGTCTCACCATAAGATCAAGAGTCGGCTGGTGTCTTAGCGCCCATCAGCCGACTCTTATCTATAGCCCCGACAAGCGCACCTTGTAGGGAATTTCTTCGACTGGCACATCTTCAACGTCCCAGTCGTCGTAGCGCAGCTGAAGCCGCTTTTCTCCGGCGTATCCCACTAGCTTGCCCCCGTAGTGTTTGGCCTCGGTGCCCAAGCTTTGGATGCGCACCATACCGTTGAAAACCGTCGCTCGGGCCAGATAAATCACCAAGTCATCCCGAGAAGGGCGATTCACCGTCGTACTGGCGGTCAAGTGGCCCAGGCCGCGCTCATCCATTTCTTGCCCCAGGGCCAGCGCCGTGTTGCGAATGCCGCGAATCGCCACGATCGCCGCCGCCACCGCCATGGTGATATCAACCCCTTCATCGGTCAAAATTTCTTGGGTAGATAGAAACTGAAAATTGCGTTCGCCCAAATCATTGCGAATGCGGCGGTGAATCAAATTCTCTGACTGATAGTTGGTCAGGGCACCCACGATCGCACCACAGGCCGCCCGAGGTTCCCGCCAGGGAGACTCACGGGTTTTGCCATAGACCTGCTTGCCATCTTCTTGAATGCGCCCCACGTGGGTTTTGAGATCGATCGCCACCAGCGAAATCGACTGCGGGTTGCCCTCATAAACCCGCCGCTTGAGCTTCTCATCCAGCTCGTGGGCAACCGTTACATGGGCTAGAGTGGCCCCATTGTCAGTGCCGCCCCCGGCGGGGAAAAACGCCTCCAGCTTGAGTTCGCCAATCTCCGACAGGGTCGCAAACCGGGAAGCCACCACATCGCGGTAACGCTTCGTCGCTTCACCCTGGTGAATGCGATCGCCGCAGTTGGTATAGGCCAGCGTCGTCACCGCGCTGGGTAAATTCATGTCGGCTCCGCAGGCCTGAATATCTGTCGGGCTAGCCCCGGCAAATTGCAGCTCGTCGCGCAACAGTTGCAGCCCCTTGATCAGCGCGTAGCGATCGCTGACGATCTCGTTTAGATAGTTGTGGTAGGCATTGCGCTCCATGCCGAAGCTGGCGGAAAGCTGCCAAAATCGCTCAATTCGCGCCTGGCTTGGGGCAGCGTCAAAGGGCAAAGTCATGGAAAGTAGACCCTTTTGGATGAGATAGCTGATTTAGACTCATGCCATAGTAAGCGGTCTAGCTCAAAAATCATCCTCTGAGTGACCCTAAACCGAGGTGAGATTTCTTTACGTCTCAATTGTCTTATTCTAAGTCCATGAAATATTTAAATGAGACTGGTTAAGGGATGCATGAGTCTCATTGTGAGACTTCGGCCTCTGAGTTGTTTGGAATGCGATCGCACCTTTCTACTCCAGCACTTTGTAATTTGGGCACCTTGCATACCCTTGAACAGTCGAGACAACTGTGCTGCATTATTTAATTCTTAATCCCTAACTCTTGCCCATCAAAAATTTTCGTTAATCAAAAGTTTCGGTAATTAACAACAGCGTACGCAAAGCCGATATCGTCCTATATTTTCAGTATTTTGTTGTCATAAATACATTACTAAGCCCTTACCGAGATAAAAGCATGCTTAAACCCTCTATGATTCCTGCCCTGGCCGCCAGTGCGCTGTTGATTACTTTGGTGGCCTGTCAGCCTACGGCCACCACCCCAGACACCAGTGGAGACACCACCACTGAAACTCCCGTCGCGGAGGCACCAGACAGTGATGCCGTTGTTGGCGATCGCGCCGACTACATCGAAGTGCCCTTGCCTGGGGGAGCCGTCGGGGAAGACCCCACCGAAATTGCCCTTGCCGCCTTTGGCAGCACCGAACCGGGGGAAGGCAACTTTGAAGAAGAGGTTGAACTGGTAGACCAAACCGACGACCAATCCCTAGTGATTCTCACTCAAACTGGCCTCGCTGACGACTCCGTCAACGGCACGCGCTATCGCCTGGAGTTTGTGCCCGAGGGCGACCAGTGGCGGCTCGACTGGGCTGGTAGCCAGGTGCGTTGCCAACTTGACCGGGGCTCTCAAGAGTGGTCCACCGATTTGTGCAAATAAGCCAGCCCTAATGCTGTCAACCCCTTCCTTGCGCTTACCTCCTGACCCAGTTAACCGGTCTGGGTCGGTAAGCCTGGCTAATATCCGTTCAGCAAGAGCACCATGTGTCTGTAAGCGGTCTACGCTTTAGAAGCTATGAAATTATCTGGATCTTCGGCCTGTCCGTTGCTCTCAAAACCGCCTGCTTCTACATGGCGCAAAATGGATTGCACGATCGGCAGCGCAATGCTAACCCCAAAAAGAGCATTAAAACCAGCGATCACAGCGGGCGCTGATAAAACGACCGCAATTTCTGGAAAAAGCGCGATTACAGTAATCAAAATTAGAAAGAAAATCGGGGTAGCAATACCCGCACTGACAGCCGCTGCCACGATTTTGTCTCGAAATTCCTCTGCTGTAATGTCTCCACGGTGGAGATCTAGCGTGTAGGCCACGGCTGTGACTACAGCCTGAGTTAGCACAGCAGTGCCGGTCGCGGCTAACCCCAGTTTGCCAATGGTCAACGAATTTTTGAGCACCGAGTCGACAGCGTTATAGAGCCGAATGTAGACCTGCTCTTGCCCCGTCATCATGTCGGCACCGCGTCGCAGGTTATTCGTACCAACTTCCCAAACGATGTTCTCAGCGCCGTTGCTGCCACCTCGGGCATGGGGTCGAATGTGGCTGCCGTGCTTGTCGGAGAGAAACACCCGAATATCGCGCTCGCTCGCCCCCAATTTAGAGGTGCCCGGAATTTTGTTAAACAGCGCCATAACATCGGCTTCAGACCGAGGCGTATCGCCAAGTCGTACTCCCGCTGTTTGCACTCGCCGCGCCAGCTTGGGCATTTCTGCGGCTAGCTCCTGAGCGGTGCG
This genomic interval from Nodosilinea sp. FACHB-141 contains the following:
- a CDS encoding HNH endonuclease encodes the protein MNFFNPAKALSDTAAEAAHQLGTHIETAASEAKIAVSSVQTTLAGAATSGAAIAQALQDLPRTAQELAAEMPKLARRVQTAGVRLGDTPRSEADVMALFNKIPGTSKLGASERDIRVFLSDKHGSHIRPHARGGSNGAENIVWEVGTNNLRRGADMMTGQEQVYIRLYNAVDSVLKNSLTIGKLGLAATGTAVLTQAVVTAVAYTLDLHRGDITAEEFRDKIVAAAVSAGIATPIFFLILITVIALFPEIAVVLSAPAVIAGFNALFGVSIALPIVQSILRHVEAGGFESNGQAEDPDNFIASKA